The following proteins come from a genomic window of Pseudomonas sp. Z8(2022):
- a CDS encoding LysR family transcriptional regulator, with protein sequence MGLDDALIFTRVVECHSFTQAATSLGMQKSTVSRRIALLEERLGVRLLNRTTRKLRLTEVGQAYYERCRQIMLDFAEAEQAVMQLQREPSGLLRITSPIEFGQLFLGRVLGEFMRQYPQIDAEVELTSRTVDPLEEGVDIAIQIGQPQDSTLIARKLFESGRRLCASPAYLAAHGTPRSVAELEGHRAILLQHDAPRYWPLLGEHLPCQRVMTCNNITFAREATLAGAGISGLPVMISEEAVRSGRLIELLPEARLPVGEVYAIYPSRRFQAMKVKTFLDFLIASLPITRGGLLEPGAVGLITSPA encoded by the coding sequence ATGGGGTTGGATGACGCGCTGATCTTTACCCGAGTGGTGGAATGCCACAGCTTTACCCAGGCGGCGACCAGTCTGGGCATGCAGAAGTCGACGGTAAGCCGGCGCATTGCGTTGCTCGAGGAGCGCCTGGGCGTGCGCCTGCTCAATCGCACCACGCGCAAATTGCGCCTGACCGAGGTGGGGCAGGCCTACTACGAGCGCTGCCGGCAGATCATGCTCGACTTCGCCGAGGCCGAGCAGGCGGTCATGCAATTGCAGCGCGAGCCTTCCGGGCTGTTGCGCATCACCTCGCCCATTGAGTTCGGTCAGCTGTTTCTCGGCCGCGTTCTGGGTGAGTTCATGCGTCAGTACCCGCAGATCGACGCCGAGGTGGAGCTGACCTCGCGAACTGTCGATCCGTTGGAGGAGGGCGTGGACATCGCCATTCAGATCGGGCAGCCGCAGGACTCCACCCTGATCGCGCGCAAGCTGTTCGAGAGCGGCCGGCGCCTTTGCGCGAGCCCGGCCTATCTGGCCGCGCACGGTACGCCGCGCAGCGTCGCCGAGCTGGAGGGGCATCGGGCGATCCTCCTGCAGCACGATGCGCCGCGTTACTGGCCGCTGCTGGGTGAGCATCTGCCCTGTCAGCGTGTGATGACCTGCAACAACATCACCTTCGCTCGCGAGGCGACGCTGGCGGGGGCGGGGATTTCCGGGTTGCCGGTGATGATCAGCGAAGAGGCTGTGCGCAGCGGGCGCCTGATCGAGCTACTGCCCGAGGCGCGGCTGCCGGTGGGGGAGGTGTATGCCATCTATCCGTCGCGGCGCTTCCAGGCGATGAAGGTCAAGACCTTCCTCGACTTCCTGATCGCCAGCTTGCCGATCACCCGTGGCGGGTTGCTGGAGCCGGGGGCCGTCGGCCTGATAACATCGCCTGCTTGA